The Syngnathus typhle isolate RoL2023-S1 ecotype Sweden linkage group LG16, RoL_Styp_1.0, whole genome shotgun sequence genome includes a region encoding these proteins:
- the lck gene encoding tyrosine-protein kinase Lck codes for MCVKTHFLYKEKMGCNCSSDYSDADWTENLDEICEHCNCPVQPQSCIPYTEELTPYLSPGSPPLSPLPENIAVACYSHEPTHDGDLGFEKGEKLKILNKNDPEWYLAESLTTGQRGFIPHNFIAMSNEETEPWFFKNISRNDSMRLLLAPGNSKGSFLIRESETSPGSYSLSIRDVDQNTGEGVKNYRIRNLDNGGFYITSKISFNSLKELVQHYMRDSDGLCTKLVKPCQSRAPQKPWWQDKWEIPRESLKPVNKLGSGQFGDVWMGYYNNDQKVAIKSLKIGTMSTEAFLEEANVMKNLQHPRLVRLFAVVSQEPIYIITEYMDNGSLLEYLKTTKGSKLPIKTLIDMSSQVADGMAYIEQKNYIHRDLRAANILVSYELICKVADFGLARLIEDSEYTAREGAKFPIKWTAPEAINYGKFTIKSDVWSFGILLTEVVTYGRVPYPGMSNPEVMQNLEQGYRMPKPEKCSEGLYNIMCLCWRENPETRPTFEYLKSVLEDFFIATERQYEE; via the exons ATGTGCGTGAAGACACATTTCCTATACAAAG AAAAGATGGGATGTAACTGCAGCTCCGACTACTCAGATGCTGACTGGACTGAGAACTTGGATGAAATTTGTGAACACTGTAACTGTCCAGTCCAGCCACAATCATGCATACCA TATACAGAAGAACTAACTCCCTATCTATCACCGGGTTCGCCACCTTTGTCTCCTCTACCTG AGAACATTGCAGTGGCTTGCTACAGCCATGAACCCACCCATGATGGTGACTTGGGCTTtgaaaagggagagaaactcaAGATACTTAACAA GAATGATCCAGAGTGGTATTTGGCAGAGTCTCTTACCACAGGACAGAGGGGCTTCATCCCACACAACTTCATTGCAATGAGCAACGAGGAGACCGAACC GTGGTTCTTCAAGAACATTTCCAGAAACGATTCCATGAGGCTCCTGCTTGCACCCGGGAACTCGAAGGGCTCCTTCTTAATACGTGAGAGTGAGACAAGCCCAG GGTCATACTCCTTGTCAATCCGGGACGTCGATCAAAATACGGGTGAAGGAGTGAAGAACTACAGGATCCGCAATTTGGACAACGGTGGCTTCTACATCACCTCTAAGATATCTTTTAATTCACTGAAGGAGCTTGTCCAGCATTATATGC GTGATTCGGATGGTTTGTGTACCAAGTTGGTGAAGCCATGCCAGTCAAGAGCTCCTCAGAAACCATGGTGGCAAGATAAATGGGAGATCCCCCGGGAGTCCCTGAAACCGGTGAATAAACTCGGTTCGGGCCAGTTTGGAGACGTCTGGATGG GTTACTACAACAACGACCAGAAGGTTGCCATAAAGAGTCTGAAAATTGGCACAATGTCGACAGAAGCCTTCCTGGAAGAAGCCAATGTAATGAAGAACCTGCAGCATCCTCGCCTTGTGCGCCTCTTTGCCGTGGTTAGCCAGGAGCCCATCTATATTATCACAGAGTACATGGACAACG GTAGCTTGCTGGAATACCTAAAAACAACCAAGGGGAGTAAACTGCCCATTAAAACTCTGATAGACATGTCATCCCAG GTAGCAGACGGGATGGCTTACATTGAGCAGAAGAATTACATCCATAGGGATCTACGAGCTGCTAACATCCTGGTGTCCTATGAGCTCATCTGTAAAGTAGCAGACTTTGGACTTGCCAGACTCATTGAGGACAGTGAATACACAGCGAGGGAGG GAGCAAAGTTTCCCATCAAGTGGACCGCCCCAGAAGCAATAAATTATGGAAAATTTACCATCAAGTCTGATGTGTGGTCCTTTGGGATCCTCCTAACAGAAGTAGTCACATACGGACGCGTGCCATACCCTG GTATGTCCAACCCTGAGGTAATGCAGAACCTGGAGCAGGGCTACAGGATGCCGAAGCCAGAAAAGTGTTCAGAAGGACTTTATAATATTATGTGTCTCTGTTGGAGGGAGAACCCAGAAACTAGACCAACTTTTGAGTACCTGAAGAGTGTTTTGGAGGACTTCTTTATTGCCACAGAGCGTCAGTACGAGGAGTAG
- the fam167b gene encoding protein FAM167A gives MDSKHSADEADTESLDRLKALTEKLKLETRRPSYLEWQERLQSGPWRDKNQDPDQANSTHSTSDVVVQNICGFDTIDDALDFLRKELREMQDQDNHLARQLIRLRGEINKLKVEQVCERHKEMLDNATYELEECGEESDLLCDIPMKATFALSTPLKHLGLTKMNINSRRFSLC, from the exons ATGGATTCCAAACACTCTGCGGACGAGGCAGACACGGAAAGTCTGGATCGCTTGAAGGCGCTTACCGAAAAGCTCAAGTTAGAGACTCGCAGACCGTCCTATCTGGAGTGGCAGGAGAGGCTGCAGAGCGGACCGTGGAGAGACAAGAATCAGGACCCCGACCAAGCCAATTCAACGCACAGCACTTCAGACGTGGTCGTACAAAACATCTGTGGCTTTGACACTATTGATGACGCTTTGGACTTTCTCAGAAAAGAGTTG AGGGAGATGCAAGACCAGGACAACCATCTGGCCCGTCAGCTGATCCGTCTTCGTGGGGAGATCAACAAGCTGAAAGTGGAGCAGGTGTGCGAGCGCCACAAAGAAATGCTGGACAATGCGACATACGAGCTGGAGGAGTGCGGTGAGGAGTCCGATCTGTTGTGTGACATCCCCATGAAGGCCACTTTTGCTTTGTCCACCCCACTGAAACATCTGGGTCTCACCAAGATGAACATCAACTCCAGACGTTTCTCACTGTGTTAA
- the zgc:154055 gene encoding myotubularin-related protein 9 isoform X1, translating into MEFSEHIKTANVEDVVLQQPLHPPSKGTLCITGHHLLFSDREEKSCRQVLLLLRNIDAVEKSVENLLNYFGLFPNAGSSNRTTESSGTIIIKCKDLRVLQLDIPGMEQCLNIAQSIETLSSLNCVAEMYPFFYRPSNASLQDHWGLSTPERHYTEMEELHERWRLSTVNQDYSVCPSYPPAVIVPKAINDDALKKVAKFRQGGRFPVLCYYHRKNGMVILRSGQPLTGANRKRCMEDELLLQTVIRDSDKGYIIDTRSAQQAQQARMMGGGFESKSFYSNWKRLHRHMERGKTLQESLIKLVDAYGDKSPNMDRWLSKLENSKWMSHIQTALSTAGLLAECVERDGHSVLVHGSEGTDATLLISTLAQLIMDPSCRSLEGFLRLLEREFVQAGHPFQQQCSHSAFSHARLQQECPMFLLLLDCVWQLWCQFPLALGFSEALLLRLATEAYASDYGTFLCNSEMERCALQVKDKTHCLFRALLKPRESEQYTNPLYEPNELAIWPSVHPQSLQLWRGYFLRWTQQTRHLELVQEEIRNMVIEWEKLPLI; encoded by the exons ATGGAGTTTTCTGAGCACATTAAGACCGCCAATGTAGAAGATGTTGTGCTCCAGCAGCCTCTGCACCCTCCCAGCAAGGGCACCTTGTGCATCACCGGCCACCACTTGCTCTTCTCGGACAGGGAGGAGAAAAGCTGTCGGCAAGTTCTGTTGCTCCTCAGAAACATTGATGCTGTTGAGAAAAG TGTGGAAAACCTTTTGAACTACTTCGGCCTCTTTCCTAATGCCGGCAGCAGCAACAG AACTACAGAATCCTCCGGGACCATCATCATCAAGTGTAAAGATCTGCGGGTGCTCCAGCTTGACATCCCAGGCATGGAGCAATGTCTTAACATTGCGCAATCGATTGAG ACGCTGTCCAGTTTGAATTGTGTGGCAGAGATGTATCCTTTCTTTTACCGACCCTCCAATGCCAGCCTCCAGGACCATTGGGGCCTCTCTACCCCTGAAAGGCATTACACTGAAATGGAGGAACTT CATGAAAGGTGGAGACTGAGCACTGTGAACCAAGACTACTCAGTATGCCCCTCTTATCCTCCAGCTGTCATTGTCCCCAAGGCCATCAATGATGATGCACTGAAAAAGGTTGCCAAATTCAGACAGGGCGGACGCTTCCCTGTCCTCTGCTACTACCATAGGAAGAATGGCATG GTAATTTTGCGCAGCGGTCAGCCGCTGACGGGGGCCAACAGGAAGCGTTGCATGGAAGATGAGCTCCTCTTGCAGACTGTGATCAGGGACTCAGACAAAGGTTATATTATCGACACACGATCAGCACAGCAAGCACAGCAGGCAAGGATGATGGGTGGCGGGTTTGAGTCCAAATCATTCTACAGCAACTGGAAGAGACTACACAGACACATGGAAAG GGGTAAAACCCTCCAGGAGAGTCTAATCAAGCTGGTGGACGCCTATGGTGACAAGTCCCCAAATATGGATCGCTGGCTCAGTAAGCTAGAAAATTCCAAATGGATGTCTCATATCCAAACTGCTTTGTCAACTGCTGGCCTGCTGGCAGAATGTGTGGAGAG AGATGGTCACTCAGTTCTCGTTCACGGCTCTGAAGGGACAGATGCCACGTTACTTATTAGCACTTTGGCACAACTCATTATGGACCCAAGTTGTCGTTCACTGGAAGGCTTTCTGAGACTTTTAGAGAGGGAGTTTGTACAG GCTGGACATCCATTCCAGCAGCAATGTTCCCACTCAGCCTTCTCTCACGCTCGTCTCCAGCAGGAATGTCCAATGTTCTTGTTGCTGCTGGACTGTGTGTGGCAGTTATGGTGCCAGTTCCCCCTTGCGCTCGGCTTCTCGGAGGCACTGCTCCTCAGGCTGGCTACCGAAGCCTATGCCTCGGACTATGGCACCTTCCTCTGTAACAGCGAGATGGAACG cTGTGCTCTCCAAGTGAAGGACAAGACTCATTGTTTGTTTCGGGCCCTGCTGAAGCCACGGGAAAGCGAGCAGTACACCAACCCACTATATGAGCCCAATGAACTGGCCATTTGGCCCTCAGTCCACCCACAATCTTTACAGCTATGGAGGG GCTATTTTCTGAGGTGGACGCAACAGACTCGTCACCTGGAATTGGTCCAGGAGGAAATAAGGAACATGGTTATTGAGTGGGAGAAGTTGCCACTCATCTGA
- the zgc:154055 gene encoding myotubularin-related protein 9 isoform X2, with protein MEFSEHIKTANVEDVVLQQPLHPPSKGTLCITGHHLLFSDREEKSCRQVLLLLRNIDAVEKRTTESSGTIIIKCKDLRVLQLDIPGMEQCLNIAQSIETLSSLNCVAEMYPFFYRPSNASLQDHWGLSTPERHYTEMEELHERWRLSTVNQDYSVCPSYPPAVIVPKAINDDALKKVAKFRQGGRFPVLCYYHRKNGMVILRSGQPLTGANRKRCMEDELLLQTVIRDSDKGYIIDTRSAQQAQQARMMGGGFESKSFYSNWKRLHRHMERGKTLQESLIKLVDAYGDKSPNMDRWLSKLENSKWMSHIQTALSTAGLLAECVERDGHSVLVHGSEGTDATLLISTLAQLIMDPSCRSLEGFLRLLEREFVQAGHPFQQQCSHSAFSHARLQQECPMFLLLLDCVWQLWCQFPLALGFSEALLLRLATEAYASDYGTFLCNSEMERCALQVKDKTHCLFRALLKPRESEQYTNPLYEPNELAIWPSVHPQSLQLWRGYFLRWTQQTRHLELVQEEIRNMVIEWEKLPLI; from the exons ATGGAGTTTTCTGAGCACATTAAGACCGCCAATGTAGAAGATGTTGTGCTCCAGCAGCCTCTGCACCCTCCCAGCAAGGGCACCTTGTGCATCACCGGCCACCACTTGCTCTTCTCGGACAGGGAGGAGAAAAGCTGTCGGCAAGTTCTGTTGCTCCTCAGAAACATTGATGCTGTTGAGAAAAG AACTACAGAATCCTCCGGGACCATCATCATCAAGTGTAAAGATCTGCGGGTGCTCCAGCTTGACATCCCAGGCATGGAGCAATGTCTTAACATTGCGCAATCGATTGAG ACGCTGTCCAGTTTGAATTGTGTGGCAGAGATGTATCCTTTCTTTTACCGACCCTCCAATGCCAGCCTCCAGGACCATTGGGGCCTCTCTACCCCTGAAAGGCATTACACTGAAATGGAGGAACTT CATGAAAGGTGGAGACTGAGCACTGTGAACCAAGACTACTCAGTATGCCCCTCTTATCCTCCAGCTGTCATTGTCCCCAAGGCCATCAATGATGATGCACTGAAAAAGGTTGCCAAATTCAGACAGGGCGGACGCTTCCCTGTCCTCTGCTACTACCATAGGAAGAATGGCATG GTAATTTTGCGCAGCGGTCAGCCGCTGACGGGGGCCAACAGGAAGCGTTGCATGGAAGATGAGCTCCTCTTGCAGACTGTGATCAGGGACTCAGACAAAGGTTATATTATCGACACACGATCAGCACAGCAAGCACAGCAGGCAAGGATGATGGGTGGCGGGTTTGAGTCCAAATCATTCTACAGCAACTGGAAGAGACTACACAGACACATGGAAAG GGGTAAAACCCTCCAGGAGAGTCTAATCAAGCTGGTGGACGCCTATGGTGACAAGTCCCCAAATATGGATCGCTGGCTCAGTAAGCTAGAAAATTCCAAATGGATGTCTCATATCCAAACTGCTTTGTCAACTGCTGGCCTGCTGGCAGAATGTGTGGAGAG AGATGGTCACTCAGTTCTCGTTCACGGCTCTGAAGGGACAGATGCCACGTTACTTATTAGCACTTTGGCACAACTCATTATGGACCCAAGTTGTCGTTCACTGGAAGGCTTTCTGAGACTTTTAGAGAGGGAGTTTGTACAG GCTGGACATCCATTCCAGCAGCAATGTTCCCACTCAGCCTTCTCTCACGCTCGTCTCCAGCAGGAATGTCCAATGTTCTTGTTGCTGCTGGACTGTGTGTGGCAGTTATGGTGCCAGTTCCCCCTTGCGCTCGGCTTCTCGGAGGCACTGCTCCTCAGGCTGGCTACCGAAGCCTATGCCTCGGACTATGGCACCTTCCTCTGTAACAGCGAGATGGAACG cTGTGCTCTCCAAGTGAAGGACAAGACTCATTGTTTGTTTCGGGCCCTGCTGAAGCCACGGGAAAGCGAGCAGTACACCAACCCACTATATGAGCCCAATGAACTGGCCATTTGGCCCTCAGTCCACCCACAATCTTTACAGCTATGGAGGG GCTATTTTCTGAGGTGGACGCAACAGACTCGTCACCTGGAATTGGTCCAGGAGGAAATAAGGAACATGGTTATTGAGTGGGAGAAGTTGCCACTCATCTGA
- the zgc:154055 gene encoding myotubularin-related protein 9-like isoform X3: MPAAATELQNPPGPSSSSVKICGCSSLTSQAWSNVLTLRNRLRCMKSLTLSSLNCVAEMYPFFYRPSNASLQDHWGLSTPERHYTEMEELHERWRLSTVNQDYSVCPSYPPAVIVPKAINDDALKKVAKFRQGGRFPVLCYYHRKNGMVILRSGQPLTGANRKRCMEDELLLQTVIRDSDKGYIIDTRSAQQAQQARMMGGGFESKSFYSNWKRLHRHMERGKTLQESLIKLVDAYGDKSPNMDRWLSKLENSKWMSHIQTALSTAGLLAECVERDGHSVLVHGSEGTDATLLISTLAQLIMDPSCRSLEGFLRLLEREFVQAGHPFQQQCSHSAFSHARLQQECPMFLLLLDCVWQLWCQFPLALGFSEALLLRLATEAYASDYGTFLCNSEMERCALQVKDKTHCLFRALLKPRESEQYTNPLYEPNELAIWPSVHPQSLQLWRGYFLRWTQQTRHLELVQEEIRNMVIEWEKLPLI, encoded by the exons ATGCCGGCAGCAGCAACAG AACTACAGAATCCTCCGGGACCATCATCATCAAGTGTAAAGATCTGCGGGTGCTCCAGCTTGACATCCCAGGCATGGAGCAATGTCTTAACATTGCGCAATCGATTGAGGTGCATGAAATCATTG ACGCTGTCCAGTTTGAATTGTGTGGCAGAGATGTATCCTTTCTTTTACCGACCCTCCAATGCCAGCCTCCAGGACCATTGGGGCCTCTCTACCCCTGAAAGGCATTACACTGAAATGGAGGAACTT CATGAAAGGTGGAGACTGAGCACTGTGAACCAAGACTACTCAGTATGCCCCTCTTATCCTCCAGCTGTCATTGTCCCCAAGGCCATCAATGATGATGCACTGAAAAAGGTTGCCAAATTCAGACAGGGCGGACGCTTCCCTGTCCTCTGCTACTACCATAGGAAGAATGGCATG GTAATTTTGCGCAGCGGTCAGCCGCTGACGGGGGCCAACAGGAAGCGTTGCATGGAAGATGAGCTCCTCTTGCAGACTGTGATCAGGGACTCAGACAAAGGTTATATTATCGACACACGATCAGCACAGCAAGCACAGCAGGCAAGGATGATGGGTGGCGGGTTTGAGTCCAAATCATTCTACAGCAACTGGAAGAGACTACACAGACACATGGAAAG GGGTAAAACCCTCCAGGAGAGTCTAATCAAGCTGGTGGACGCCTATGGTGACAAGTCCCCAAATATGGATCGCTGGCTCAGTAAGCTAGAAAATTCCAAATGGATGTCTCATATCCAAACTGCTTTGTCAACTGCTGGCCTGCTGGCAGAATGTGTGGAGAG AGATGGTCACTCAGTTCTCGTTCACGGCTCTGAAGGGACAGATGCCACGTTACTTATTAGCACTTTGGCACAACTCATTATGGACCCAAGTTGTCGTTCACTGGAAGGCTTTCTGAGACTTTTAGAGAGGGAGTTTGTACAG GCTGGACATCCATTCCAGCAGCAATGTTCCCACTCAGCCTTCTCTCACGCTCGTCTCCAGCAGGAATGTCCAATGTTCTTGTTGCTGCTGGACTGTGTGTGGCAGTTATGGTGCCAGTTCCCCCTTGCGCTCGGCTTCTCGGAGGCACTGCTCCTCAGGCTGGCTACCGAAGCCTATGCCTCGGACTATGGCACCTTCCTCTGTAACAGCGAGATGGAACG cTGTGCTCTCCAAGTGAAGGACAAGACTCATTGTTTGTTTCGGGCCCTGCTGAAGCCACGGGAAAGCGAGCAGTACACCAACCCACTATATGAGCCCAATGAACTGGCCATTTGGCCCTCAGTCCACCCACAATCTTTACAGCTATGGAGGG GCTATTTTCTGAGGTGGACGCAACAGACTCGTCACCTGGAATTGGTCCAGGAGGAAATAAGGAACATGGTTATTGAGTGGGAGAAGTTGCCACTCATCTGA
- the tdh2 gene encoding L-threonine dehydrogenase 2: protein MARLDLFCRGGLRMQTLSHCSFSCIHGHMSRWNSKETSNPPTDQENPRVLITGGLGQLGVGLAQMLRKEYGTENVILSDIKKPLPHVFNSGPFVYADVLDYKHLREVIVNNRINWLVHYSALLSAVGEANVALARKINITGLHNVLDLALENSLRIFMPSTIGAFGPSSPRDPVPDLCVQRPQTIYGVSKVHGELMGEYLHHKYGLDFRCLRYPGVISFNTLPGGGTTDYAVQIFHDALRKGHHECYLRPNTRLPMMHISDCHRATVEFMQTPECQLSLRTYNIAAISFTPEEVAREIRKHVPQLKVTYNPDAVRQTIADSWPMRVDDSNARRDWGWVPVFGLEDLVTDMLHSIQNSSEQTFHG from the exons ATGGCCAGGCTGGATCTGTTTTGTCGTGGTGGTCTAAGGATGCAGACTTTGTCCCATTGTAGCTTCAGCTGCATACATGGACACATGAGCAGGTGGAACAGCAAAGAAACTTCCAATCCACCAACTGATCAGGAAAACCCACGAGTGCTCATCACGG GTGGACTTGGACAGTTAGGTGTGGGGCTTGCCCAAATGCTCAG GAAAGAATATGGAACAGAGAATGTAATTCTCTCAGACATAAAGAAGCCCCTGCCTCATGTTTTTAATAGTG GGCCATTTGTATATGCTGATGTGTTGGACTACAAACATCTGAGAGAAGTCATTGTGAATAACCGCATCAACTGGCTTGTCCACTACAGTGCTCTGTTGAGCGCTGTTGGGGAAGCTAATGTGGCTTTAGCTCGTAAAATCAACATCACAG GTCTACATAATGTGCTGGACTTGGCTTTGGAGAACAGCCTGCGCATTTTTATGCCGAGCACCATTGGAGCATTTGGTCCTTCCTCTCCTCGTGATCCGGTGCCTGACCTCTGTGTCCAAAGACCACAAACCATCTATGGCGTGTCCAAAGTTCACGGTGAACTCATGGGAGAG TATCTTCATCATAAATATGGCCTGGACTTCCGCTGCTTACGTTACCCGGGAGTGATATCATTCAACACGCTTCCTGGGGGAGGCACAACAG ACTACGCAGTTCAAATCTTCCATGATGCCCTCAGAAAGGGTCACCATGAGTGCTACTTGCGCCCCAACACCCGTCTTCCTATGATGCACATCTCTGACTGCCACCGTGCCACTGTTGAGTTTATGCAGACCCCCGAGTGTCAGCTCTCCCTCCGTACCTATAACATTGCTGCCATAAGCTTCACTCCAGAGGAGGTGGCCCGGGAAATACGCAAGCATGTCCCTCAACTGAAGGTCACGTACAATCCAGATGCTGTCCGTCAGACAATTG CAGACAGCTGGCCGATGCGGGTTGATGACTCAAACGCCCGGAGGGATTGGGGCTGGGTGCCAGTGTTCGGACTAGAGGACCTGGTTACGGACATGCTGCACTCCATTCAGAACAGTTCAGAACAGACGTTCCACGGTTAG